The proteins below come from a single Candidatus Bathyarchaeota archaeon genomic window:
- a CDS encoding flavodoxin family protein, with the protein MKSLIVVYSYHHFNTQKIAEVFAKILEAEIKTPQNTNPAALQDYDLVGFGAGIDSGKHYKPLLDLADALPNAAGKKAFIFSTSGWATKEYMLKCHAALREKLQAKGYTIIDEFNCAGLDTNSFLKLFGGMNKGRPNDKDLKYAEEFAQKLLR; encoded by the coding sequence ATGAAATCGTTAATTGTTGTGTATTCCTATCATCATTTTAATACCCAAAAAATAGCTGAGGTTTTCGCCAAAATTCTTGAAGCCGAAATTAAAACGCCTCAGAACACAAACCCTGCTGCACTTCAGGATTATGATTTAGTGGGTTTTGGCGCGGGAATAGACAGCGGAAAACACTACAAGCCACTTCTTGACCTCGCCGATGCCCTGCCCAACGCCGCAGGCAAGAAAGCATTCATCTTTTCAACAAGCGGTTGGGCAACAAAAGAGTACATGCTAAAATGTCACGCTGCACTGCGAGAAAAACTGCAAGCCAAAGGCTATACAATAATCGACGAGTTTAACTGTGCAGGTCTGGACACTAACAGTTTCCTCAAATTGTTTGGCGGAATGAACAAGGGCAGACCTAACGATAAAGACCTCAAATATGCTGAGGAATTTGCCCAGAAATTACTGAGGTGA
- a CDS encoding nitrogen fixation protein NifH, protein MKGVDVWRKMLQQAPIDWLLEIDNPSVKYFTLTELLDYPLDNYEVMEAKRAIMKLGVVPQILSKQHIQGYWTIPQSFYTSKYQGTSWQLLILAELGAERADDRIKSACEFILKNSQDPESSGSSMYASMRTGGGRHSAVIPCLTGNMVWSLIRLGYLHDERVQAAINWITAYQRFDDAEAEPPAGWPYDEFEMCFGKHTCHMGAVKALKALSEIPLERQTPEVQATIRNGVEYLLKHHIFKRSHDLNRISKPGWLLFGFPLMYQTDVLEVLGLLTKLGYKDSRMQEAVDLVHSKMQPNGTWLLENTYNGRFNVDIERKGAPSKWITFNALKALKRWYL, encoded by the coding sequence TTGAAAGGCGTAGATGTTTGGAGAAAAATGCTGCAGCAAGCCCCAATAGATTGGCTTTTGGAAATTGACAATCCATCAGTGAAATACTTCACACTAACCGAGCTCTTGGACTATCCCCTTGATAATTATGAGGTTATGGAAGCAAAACGTGCCATAATGAAACTGGGCGTGGTGCCGCAGATATTGTCCAAACAGCACATTCAGGGCTACTGGACAATCCCTCAATCATTTTACACCAGCAAATACCAAGGAACCTCATGGCAACTCCTAATCCTAGCCGAACTCGGCGCCGAACGAGCCGACGACAGAATAAAAAGCGCCTGCGAATTCATCCTCAAAAACAGTCAAGATCCCGAAAGCAGCGGATCCTCCATGTATGCTTCTATGCGTACAGGCGGCGGTAGACACAGTGCAGTAATCCCATGCCTAACTGGTAACATGGTTTGGAGCCTAATCCGTCTGGGGTATCTGCATGATGAGCGTGTGCAAGCCGCAATTAACTGGATAACCGCGTATCAACGCTTCGATGATGCTGAAGCTGAACCTCCCGCTGGGTGGCCTTATGATGAGTTCGAAATGTGTTTTGGCAAACATACCTGCCACATGGGCGCAGTCAAAGCCCTAAAAGCCCTCTCGGAAATTCCCCTTGAGCGCCAAACCCCAGAAGTGCAAGCAACCATCCGAAACGGCGTCGAATACCTGCTCAAACACCACATTTTCAAACGCAGTCACGACCTAAACCGCATCTCCAAACCCGGCTGGCTACTTTTTGGTTTTCCATTAATGTACCAAACTGATGTGCTTGAGGTGTTGGGACTCCTTACCAAACTGGGCTACAAGGATTCACGGATGCAGGAGGCAGTGGATTTAGTTCATTCAAAGATGCAGCCTAATGGGACCTGGCTTTTGGAGAACACCTACAATGGGCGGTTTAATGTGGATATTGAACGTAAAGGTGCCCCTAGTAAGTGGATAACATTTAACGCATTAAAAGCGCTGAAAAGATGGTATCTTTAG
- a CDS encoding winged helix-turn-helix domain-containing protein: MAIPSYERMLLPFLKFICDKKEHSLSETIEHICSIFSLTDEERIAKKATGGLLVNNRVAWARTYLGKAKLLEGTKRGYFKITQRGLDLLKENPSEITDTSLKRFSEFAYFLNPAKDIQKHVITKEKPIEKIPKHNELRDMIYEIGKIEGKIAEVEYTIDNWRLDAVWKTIPTGNPKWAFEVQLAGNFYEALTKLKHAWDKWNSTPFLVTTEKYAAQATILLEGSFHEMRDIARIVTWDKIVSLHKCLQEAHKIKSEIRF; this comes from the coding sequence ATGGCTATTCCAAGTTATGAACGAATGCTCCTTCCTTTTCTGAAATTTATATGTGATAAAAAAGAGCATTCATTATCAGAAACTATTGAACATATCTGTAGCATATTTTCATTAACTGATGAAGAAAGAATTGCCAAGAAGGCAACAGGGGGTTTATTAGTTAATAACCGCGTTGCATGGGCTAGGACATACCTTGGAAAAGCAAAACTTTTAGAGGGCACCAAAAGAGGTTACTTTAAAATAACACAAAGAGGTCTTGACCTTCTAAAGGAAAATCCTTCAGAAATAACTGATACTTCTCTAAAACGTTTTTCTGAATTCGCTTATTTCTTGAATCCAGCCAAAGATATACAAAAACATGTTATCACAAAAGAAAAACCTATTGAGAAAATTCCAAAACATAATGAACTACGCGATATGATTTATGAAATAGGTAAGATTGAAGGAAAAATCGCCGAAGTTGAATACACTATAGATAATTGGCGATTGGATGCTGTCTGGAAAACTATTCCTACAGGTAACCCAAAGTGGGCTTTTGAGGTTCAGCTCGCTGGAAACTTTTATGAAGCTTTAACAAAACTTAAGCATGCTTGGGATAAATGGAATAGCACGCCCTTTTTAGTTACCACAGAAAAATATGCGGCACAAGCAACAATACTTCTTGAAGGATCTTTTCATGAAATGAGAGACATTGCAAGGATAGTAACATGGGATAAAATAGTTAGCCTTCATAAATGTCTACAGGAAGCCCATAAAATAAAATCAGAAATCAGATTTTAA
- a CDS encoding winged helix-turn-helix transcriptional regulator: protein MKLNKVDEAIVKTLKAEGKELTMQELADKTALPPKKIFRSLKKLFEHEMVDTKARKYKLLKEKPSDGKGEEATETDEE, encoded by the coding sequence GTGAAACTCAACAAGGTTGATGAAGCAATTGTTAAAACCCTCAAAGCTGAAGGTAAAGAATTAACCATGCAGGAACTCGCTGACAAAACAGCCCTGCCACCAAAAAAGATTTTCCGTTCACTAAAAAAACTTTTCGAACATGAAATGGTTGATACTAAGGCTCGAAAATACAAGTTGCTTAAGGAGAAGCCATCAGACGGAAAAGGTGAAGAAGCAACCGAAACCGACGAAGAATAA
- a CDS encoding 50S ribosomal protein L10 → MPSQQVLEQKSVEIEAIKGILKEYKSIGIADLKKVRASQLQELKKTMGDKVYLRVLKNTLIKIAIDELQISELKELEAYLEGSNVYLFTNLNPFKLALMLDQGKVKTTAKSGDIAAEDVVVPAGNTGQPPGPVISQLNAAGLPTRIESGSVWVSKDTLVVRKGEPINERLAGVLSKLGIKAVELGLSMRVVLDEGMIISADKLSIDLAATRKSIEDLNAEAFALAMGISYPTKETIEPLLQTAHQKALALSISADIPTKETIGDLIRKANMQMTSVNSAVEKVKPKA, encoded by the coding sequence ATGCCGTCTCAACAAGTGTTAGAGCAAAAAAGCGTTGAAATCGAAGCAATAAAAGGTATACTTAAAGAGTACAAAAGCATCGGCATAGCTGACCTGAAAAAGGTTCGCGCGTCACAGCTTCAAGAACTCAAAAAAACCATGGGTGACAAAGTTTACCTGCGTGTTCTAAAGAATACGCTCATAAAAATTGCTATTGACGAACTACAAATAAGCGAGCTTAAAGAGCTTGAAGCATACCTTGAAGGCTCAAACGTTTACCTGTTCACAAATCTAAACCCATTCAAGCTTGCCCTAATGCTTGATCAGGGTAAAGTGAAAACCACCGCTAAATCAGGCGACATAGCCGCAGAAGACGTGGTTGTTCCAGCAGGAAACACTGGTCAACCACCAGGTCCAGTTATCAGCCAACTAAACGCAGCTGGCTTACCAACTCGCATTGAATCAGGTAGTGTTTGGGTGTCCAAAGACACATTGGTTGTCCGTAAAGGCGAACCAATTAATGAGCGTCTTGCTGGTGTCCTCTCAAAACTTGGCATAAAAGCCGTTGAGTTGGGTTTATCCATGCGTGTCGTGCTCGATGAAGGCATGATTATCAGCGCAGACAAACTCAGCATTGACCTTGCAGCTACACGCAAAAGCATCGAAGACCTAAACGCAGAAGCATTCGCATTAGCAATGGGCATATCTTACCCAACCAAAGAAACCATCGAGCCACTACTGCAAACTGCTCACCAAAAAGCATTGGCTCTTTCGATTAGCGCAGATATTCCAACAAAGGAAACCATCGGCGACTTAATCCGCAAAGCCAACATGCAAATGACCAGCGTAAACAGCGCGGTCGAAAAAGTTAAGCCCAAAGCTTAA
- a CDS encoding 50S ribosomal protein L1: protein MPLDKKTLSEALKQAKAQSGEHKFNQTIDMILDIQEIDMKAPEGKIQEMVELPHETSKPNKICVIAQGEFAVKAKNSAVDHVVERADLEDLIGKKKDLRKLATQYDVFIAEAPLMPLVGRVLGPVLGPRGKMPIPVPPNADLAAITAKHRKTVLVRMRAQPIIQVPVGGMQMNEDEVVDNMLAVLRVLDGKLKRGLKNVKFAFIKTSMGEPVKIKP from the coding sequence TTGCCCTTAGATAAGAAGACTCTATCAGAAGCATTAAAGCAGGCAAAGGCGCAATCTGGCGAACACAAATTCAACCAGACCATAGACATGATACTAGACATTCAAGAAATCGACATGAAAGCGCCAGAAGGCAAAATCCAAGAAATGGTGGAATTGCCACACGAAACCAGCAAACCAAACAAAATATGCGTTATCGCCCAAGGCGAATTCGCCGTTAAAGCCAAAAACTCAGCCGTTGACCATGTTGTTGAACGCGCTGACCTTGAAGATTTAATCGGCAAAAAGAAGGACCTGCGTAAACTCGCGACCCAATATGACGTTTTCATTGCGGAAGCACCTTTGATGCCGCTTGTCGGTAGAGTTTTAGGTCCAGTGCTTGGTCCCAGAGGCAAAATGCCCATTCCTGTTCCACCAAACGCTGACCTTGCAGCAATAACCGCTAAACACCGCAAAACCGTTCTTGTTCGCATGCGTGCTCAACCTATAATTCAGGTGCCTGTTGGTGGTATGCAGATGAATGAGGATGAAGTGGTTGATAACATGTTGGCTGTTCTACGTGTCTTAGATGGAAAACTTAAGCGTGGTCTTAAAAACGTAAAGTTTGCTTTCATCAAGACATCAATGGGTGAGCCTGTTAAAATTAAACCTTAG
- a CDS encoding 50S ribosomal protein L11: MAETKVVELLVSGGQANAGPPLGPALGPLGVNIVAIVNKINELTKDYSGMRVPVKISVNTEDKTFEVSIGTPTTSALLVAELHVEKGSGTPNSVKVGDLSMEQIVRIAKIKRPELLAPTLKAAAKEILGTCVSVGVTAEGKDPREVQKEIDAGSYAELFSNEK, from the coding sequence ATGGCAGAAACTAAAGTTGTAGAACTACTCGTCAGCGGCGGACAAGCAAACGCGGGTCCACCACTTGGTCCAGCACTTGGTCCACTTGGTGTGAACATTGTGGCCATTGTCAACAAGATTAACGAGTTAACCAAGGATTACTCTGGCATGAGAGTTCCAGTGAAAATCAGTGTTAACACCGAAGACAAAACCTTCGAGGTATCCATTGGCACACCGACAACATCCGCATTGCTCGTTGCTGAATTACACGTTGAAAAAGGCTCAGGAACACCCAACTCCGTAAAAGTCGGCGACCTCTCAATGGAGCAGATCGTGCGCATTGCAAAGATTAAGCGTCCAGAACTGTTGGCGCCAACTCTTAAAGCTGCGGCAAAGGAGATTTTAGGAACCTGCGTGAGCGTCGGCGTGACCGCTGAAGGCAAAGACCCCCGTGAAGTACAAAAAGAAATCGATGCTGGTAGTTACGCAGAACTATTTAGCAACGAGAAATAA
- a CDS encoding transcription elongation factor Spt5, which translates to MEKKEAQEQAKIFVVKTTTGQERNVARLITAKVEMTKIPIKALLVPDTLKGYVFIEADGPHLVEEAIAGLRHVRSRIPGLVSFNEIERYIVRKPVMEDLNEDDVVEITGGPFKGMRAKITRLDKSKGEVTLELLEATFTLPITVHSDYVKLVEKAKA; encoded by the coding sequence ATGGAAAAGAAAGAAGCCCAGGAACAAGCAAAAATTTTCGTGGTTAAAACAACCACCGGGCAGGAACGAAACGTTGCACGATTAATTACTGCAAAGGTTGAAATGACAAAAATCCCCATAAAAGCACTTCTGGTTCCAGACACCCTAAAAGGATACGTTTTCATAGAAGCAGACGGGCCCCACCTTGTCGAAGAAGCAATAGCGGGATTAAGACATGTGCGCTCAAGAATCCCTGGTCTAGTCAGCTTTAACGAAATAGAACGCTATATCGTGCGTAAACCAGTAATGGAAGACCTAAACGAGGATGATGTAGTCGAAATCACTGGTGGACCATTCAAGGGTATGCGTGCAAAAATCACAAGACTTGACAAATCTAAAGGCGAAGTAACCCTCGAACTTCTTGAGGCAACCTTTACTTTACCCATCACAGTTCACTCAGATTATGTAAAACTGGTTGAAAAAGCAAAAGCATAG
- a CDS encoding protein translocase SEC61 complex subunit gamma has translation MGVRSFIEQCARTLKLSIKPGREELWLSVKISFLGIGAIGLIGYVIKLISFAVGRA, from the coding sequence ATGGGCGTACGATCATTCATAGAGCAATGCGCTAGAACACTGAAGCTTTCAATTAAACCCGGACGAGAAGAACTTTGGCTCTCAGTCAAAATAAGCTTCCTTGGTATAGGTGCAATTGGTCTAATAGGTTACGTAATTAAACTCATATCGTTTGCAGTTGGTAGAGCATAA
- a CDS encoding ornithine carbamoyltransferase: MHLINFKELTSQQLNNLVDLAIEVKQNPKKYAKALEGKSTALVFQKTSTRTRVSFEVAMTQLGGHGLYMDWRSSNFTLSDIADEIKYLSRNVDCIMARLLHNSDLLKMADASRVPVINGCDDMYHPSQALADLITIKEKLGKLSGAKLVYIGVHNNVTNSLIEAATKTGIKLTTVTPIFNEAARDEEILEEAKQSGLWESTLDVKSAVSDADFVYTDTWVDMEFFTDPKFEQEKAKRVKLMMPYQINLQLLAGSNAYVMYDMPIHRGYEIDAEAINSAKSVIFEQAENRLYSAKAIFLTLMK; encoded by the coding sequence ATGCATCTGATTAACTTCAAAGAACTCACAAGCCAGCAACTCAACAACCTCGTCGACTTAGCAATAGAGGTAAAGCAGAACCCCAAAAAGTACGCTAAAGCTTTAGAGGGCAAATCCACAGCCTTGGTTTTCCAGAAAACCAGCACGCGCACACGGGTTTCTTTTGAGGTTGCCATGACTCAGCTGGGCGGTCACGGCTTGTATATGGATTGGCGAAGCAGCAACTTCACCTTATCAGACATAGCCGACGAAATCAAGTATTTGTCCCGTAACGTGGACTGCATAATGGCGCGTCTATTGCACAATTCTGACCTGCTAAAAATGGCAGATGCCTCTCGTGTACCAGTCATTAACGGATGCGACGACATGTACCATCCCAGCCAAGCGCTTGCAGACCTAATCACCATTAAAGAAAAACTTGGCAAACTCAGCGGTGCAAAACTTGTCTACATTGGCGTGCACAACAACGTTACCAACAGCCTAATTGAAGCCGCCACAAAAACAGGCATCAAACTAACAACGGTTACGCCGATTTTTAATGAAGCCGCCCGAGATGAGGAAATCTTGGAGGAAGCTAAGCAATCGGGGCTTTGGGAGTCCACATTGGATGTGAAGTCGGCTGTGTCTGATGCGGATTTTGTGTACACGGACACTTGGGTGGATATGGAGTTTTTCACTGACCCCAAGTTTGAGCAGGAAAAAGCCAAACGCGTCAAACTCATGATGCCCTATCAAATCAACTTGCAACTGCTAGCGGGCAGCAACGCTTATGTTATGTATGACATGCCCATTCACCGCGGATACGAAATAGATGCAGAAGCCATCAACAGCGCCAAATCGGTGATTTTTGAGCAGGCAGAAAATAGGCTCTACTCAGCCAAAGCAATCTTTCTAACTCTGATGAAGTAA
- a CDS encoding DUF3795 domain-containing protein codes for MSQKFTADLIAPCGMNCGICKAYLAYSRGVPRKKGQVTHCTGCIARDKNCAFIKRDCEKIRKKQIRFCHECPDMPCMRLAKIDELYRTRYGMSMVENQKFIKENGMEKFLKSQAERYLCPNCGDVVSVHDGKCYKCGFQGEKPKTSNPKYRWVPNKK; via the coding sequence ATGAGTCAAAAATTCACCGCTGATTTAATCGCACCATGTGGAATGAACTGCGGCATCTGCAAAGCATACCTTGCCTACTCACGAGGCGTTCCGCGCAAAAAAGGTCAAGTAACCCACTGCACAGGCTGCATTGCAAGAGACAAAAACTGCGCCTTTATCAAACGAGACTGCGAAAAAATCAGAAAAAAACAAATCCGCTTCTGCCACGAATGCCCCGACATGCCCTGCATGAGGTTAGCCAAAATAGATGAACTCTACCGCACACGCTACGGCATGAGCATGGTTGAAAACCAAAAGTTCATCAAAGAAAATGGTATGGAGAAATTCCTCAAAAGTCAAGCTGAACGGTATCTTTGCCCCAACTGTGGAGACGTGGTTTCAGTGCATGATGGCAAATGCTACAAATGCGGCTTTCAAGGAGAAAAACCCAAAACTTCAAACCCAAAGTACCGTTGGGTGCCCAACAAAAAATAG
- a CDS encoding GyrI-like domain-containing protein — translation MSNALILLERLKPMKAIHAYSLSNTPEEEAYRKILELAKQNDIPKENARLFGRNIYISNKTEPHGYEYYLTINQDINRPKKAEIKTLPGGLFAVLKGNNLSDITQSWKNLIELVESSGYTQASVSKEEYGWVTGDLEEHTNWHIENPKEWLFDLWLKIRDY, via the coding sequence TTGAGTAATGCCTTAATTTTATTGGAACGCCTAAAACCTATGAAAGCCATACATGCCTATTCCTTAAGCAATACACCTGAAGAAGAAGCATATAGGAAAATCTTGGAATTAGCAAAACAAAACGACATACCCAAGGAAAACGCTCGATTATTTGGAAGAAACATCTACATATCAAACAAAACAGAACCTCACGGCTATGAATACTACCTAACAATCAACCAAGACATAAACAGACCAAAAAAAGCAGAAATCAAAACGCTCCCCGGAGGATTATTCGCTGTTTTAAAAGGCAACAACTTATCCGACATAACTCAAAGCTGGAAGAACCTAATTGAACTTGTTGAATCTTCAGGTTACACTCAGGCAAGTGTTTCAAAAGAAGAATACGGCTGGGTCACAGGTGACCTTGAAGAGCACACCAACTGGCATATAGAAAACCCCAAAGAATGGCTTTTTGACTTATGGCTTAAAATAAGAGATTACTAA
- a CDS encoding PadR family transcriptional regulator, with translation MLTNKKAIDTILKGLKERIIKDFLDLIVLSELKTGSLSGYDIISVVFRRYRFLLSAGTVYSLLYKLERDGLIDSFLSEKKKVYRLTNHGQFTIDTIMSEQFIKCGEEAFRKTYDVTFIGI, from the coding sequence TTGCTAACAAACAAAAAAGCAATTGACACAATACTAAAAGGCCTAAAAGAACGCATAATCAAAGACTTCCTAGACCTAATCGTTCTCAGTGAACTCAAAACAGGTTCTTTAAGCGGCTACGATATAATATCAGTTGTTTTCCGTAGATACCGCTTCCTCCTAAGCGCAGGAACCGTGTACTCGCTCCTCTACAAGCTGGAACGGGACGGTTTAATTGACAGTTTCCTAAGCGAAAAAAAGAAAGTGTACCGTTTAACCAATCATGGACAATTCACAATTGATACCATAATGAGTGAACAATTCATTAAGTGTGGTGAAGAAGCTTTTAGGAAAACCTATGATGTAACATTTATCGGCATCTAA
- the ilvC gene encoding ketol-acid reductoisomerase → MVKMDFGGVQEDVITRKEFTVAQAQEILKDEVVVSLGYGIQGQAQSLNMRDNGVNVIIGQEKEGIFKKEWDKAVADGWKPGVNLFPLEEAAKKGTIKMFLLTDAGQKVVWPKIKALLKAGDALYFSHGFSIVYKEQTGVIPPNDVDVILVAPKGSGTSVRRNFVDGSGINSSFAVFQDATGKAENRAKALGIAIGSGYLFPTTFEKEVYSDLTGERGTLMGALEGILEAQYNTLRAHGHSPSEAFNETVEELTQSLIRLVDENGMDWMYNNCSETARIGALRWRERFRSATQPVFDSLYDLVAAGEETHIVLDKSKAPDYRQKLADELKAMGSSEMWRAGETVRSLRPNTPKK, encoded by the coding sequence ATGGTAAAAATGGATTTCGGCGGCGTCCAAGAAGACGTCATAACCCGCAAAGAGTTTACAGTAGCACAAGCCCAAGAAATTCTAAAAGATGAAGTTGTTGTTTCGCTTGGCTATGGAATTCAAGGTCAAGCCCAATCACTAAACATGAGAGACAACGGAGTTAATGTAATCATTGGGCAAGAAAAAGAAGGCATATTCAAAAAAGAATGGGACAAAGCAGTAGCTGACGGATGGAAACCAGGCGTAAACCTGTTCCCGCTCGAAGAAGCAGCCAAAAAAGGAACCATCAAAATGTTCCTACTCACAGATGCAGGACAAAAGGTGGTATGGCCAAAAATCAAAGCCCTCCTAAAGGCTGGTGATGCCCTCTACTTCAGCCACGGATTTAGCATCGTCTACAAAGAACAAACAGGTGTCATCCCACCAAACGATGTCGACGTGATTTTGGTCGCGCCAAAAGGCAGCGGCACCAGCGTCCGCAGAAACTTTGTTGACGGAAGCGGCATAAACAGCAGCTTTGCAGTTTTCCAAGACGCAACAGGCAAAGCAGAAAACCGCGCAAAAGCACTCGGCATCGCCATAGGCAGCGGATACCTCTTCCCAACCACCTTTGAAAAAGAAGTCTACAGCGACCTAACAGGAGAACGCGGCACACTAATGGGCGCATTGGAAGGCATACTGGAAGCACAATACAACACCCTACGTGCACATGGTCACAGCCCAAGTGAAGCATTCAACGAAACTGTTGAAGAACTCACACAGAGCCTTATTCGCCTTGTCGACGAGAACGGCATGGACTGGATGTACAACAACTGCAGTGAAACCGCACGCATCGGTGCTCTTCGCTGGAGAGAACGCTTCCGCAGCGCAACTCAACCCGTGTTTGACTCACTCTACGACCTTGTCGCGGCAGGAGAAGAAACACACATCGTTTTGGATAAAAGCAAGGCTCCAGATTACAGGCAGAAACTTGCTGACGAACTCAAAGCAATGGGCAGCAGCGAAATGTGGCGTGCAGGAGAAACTGTCCGCAGTCTGCGTCCAAACACACCAAAGAAATAA
- a CDS encoding ATP-binding protein produces the protein MGQASDFLNNQHAVEGTRVKVSKRKTRRDKYKIAWDILESIDDYISAFDKDWNFIYLNKKTANDFGLAPKDLMGKNFWETFPNFLGTDISKYYCEAMYKRKVKRFEWKTIYANTGYREFTVFPSHEGITVYGVDINQRKELQKKLEEYTKNLEKLVEERTRKIRESEQSYRELYESFGEAFIATDWELNVIHWNKAAEEITKVTAKEALGKKIYDILPEMDTVNVTPYFESLQEKSPARFMMKTTSRQTGRAAIFEISTYPSTLGVIIIVEDKTEEEKIKRLLTIGQTAGMVGHDIRNPLQSIMSSMFLIKNNLNNLPKSADRSEAIQEADSILEQISYVDKIVSDLQDYARPLKLEIVEVNLKTLIANTLSTLNIPSNIEAAAYFDPKLPKIKTDPTLLKRVLLNLATNAIQAMPEGGKLSIKTSRDKDPDKFAITIQDTGVGIPKEIQDKLFTPLFTTKSKGQGFGLAVVKRLVEAQGGTISFESQEGKGTKFTVNLPTQNKRKSAYTIENGRLRL, from the coding sequence ATGGGTCAGGCTTCTGATTTTTTAAATAACCAACACGCCGTAGAAGGCACAAGAGTAAAGGTTTCTAAAAGAAAAACACGGCGAGACAAGTATAAAATTGCATGGGACATCCTAGAAAGCATTGATGATTACATCAGCGCATTTGACAAAGATTGGAATTTTATTTACCTAAACAAAAAAACCGCTAACGATTTTGGTCTTGCCCCAAAAGATTTAATGGGTAAAAATTTTTGGGAAACCTTCCCAAATTTCCTTGGAACTGATATTTCAAAATACTATTGTGAGGCAATGTACAAAAGGAAAGTGAAACGGTTTGAATGGAAAACCATCTATGCCAACACTGGATACAGAGAATTCACAGTTTTCCCCTCACACGAAGGCATCACAGTATATGGGGTAGACATTAACCAGCGTAAGGAACTTCAGAAAAAACTTGAAGAATACACCAAAAACCTCGAAAAACTCGTAGAAGAAAGAACAAGAAAAATCCGTGAAAGCGAACAAAGCTACCGTGAACTATATGAAAGCTTTGGGGAAGCATTCATCGCCACCGACTGGGAACTAAACGTTATACACTGGAACAAAGCAGCAGAGGAAATCACGAAAGTCACAGCTAAAGAAGCACTGGGAAAAAAAATTTACGATATTCTACCTGAAATGGACACTGTTAATGTTACACCCTACTTTGAGTCCTTGCAAGAAAAAAGTCCCGCACGTTTCATGATGAAAACCACAAGCAGACAAACTGGGCGCGCCGCAATTTTTGAAATCTCAACTTATCCCTCAACATTAGGAGTCATAATTATTGTAGAAGACAAAACCGAGGAGGAGAAAATAAAACGGCTTTTAACAATTGGTCAAACAGCAGGCATGGTTGGGCATGACATCCGCAACCCTCTACAATCAATTATGTCCTCGATGTTTTTAATAAAAAATAACCTAAACAATTTGCCTAAAAGTGCTGATAGAAGTGAAGCAATACAAGAAGCAGATTCCATTTTAGAGCAGATAAGCTATGTGGACAAAATTGTTTCGGATTTACAGGATTATGCACGTCCGTTGAAACTGGAAATTGTTGAAGTGAACCTAAAAACGCTAATCGCAAACACACTGTCCACCCTAAATATCCCATCCAATATTGAAGCGGCAGCATATTTTGACCCCAAACTGCCCAAAATAAAAACTGACCCAACCCTTCTAAAACGCGTACTACTAAATCTAGCAACCAACGCAATACAAGCTATGCCTGAAGGCGGCAAACTATCCATAAAAACCAGCCGAGACAAGGACCCAGACAAATTTGCAATAACCATCCAAGACACAGGCGTAGGTATCCCCAAAGAAATACAGGATAAACTGTTCACGCCGCTGTTTACAACTAAGTCAAAGGGCCAGGGATTTGGCTTAGCAGTTGTTAAGCGTCTGGTTGAAGCTCAGGGAGGAACAATAAGTTTTGAAAGCCAAGAGGGCAAAGGAACCAAATTCACAGTCAACCTTCCCACTCAGAATAAACGCAAATCAGCCTACACTATAGAAAACGGAAGGCTACGGCTTTAG